A section of the Mesobacillus jeotgali genome encodes:
- a CDS encoding carbon-nitrogen hydrolase family protein: MKMRVSAVQYHLHTIRSFEEFAGQCEHYVKTAQEYGSEFVLFPEFFTTQLLSIGSEQGTRLTINELPGFTEQYLNLFQNFALETGMHIIGGTHVIAREGKLYNVAHMFYPDGRIVEQAKLHITPTEVNEWNMSAGEDFRVFDTVKGRIALLTCYDIEFPEIVRMAKAKGADVIFVPSCTDDRHGFHRVRYTSHARAIENQVYVVLTGTVGALPTVDFMRANFGQAAVITPNDIPFPPKGLQVEGELNNDMIVTADLDLELLYEVRERGSVTTWRDRRTDLYPDWEEAEKI, encoded by the coding sequence ATGAAAATGAGGGTTTCCGCAGTCCAATACCATCTTCATACGATCAGGTCGTTCGAAGAGTTTGCCGGGCAATGTGAGCATTATGTTAAAACAGCACAGGAATATGGTTCTGAGTTTGTGTTGTTTCCTGAGTTTTTCACTACTCAATTGTTATCAATAGGCAGTGAACAGGGTACAAGGCTGACCATCAATGAACTCCCTGGATTTACTGAACAATATTTAAACCTGTTCCAGAATTTTGCTTTGGAGACAGGCATGCATATTATCGGGGGTACACATGTTATAGCAAGAGAAGGAAAACTCTATAACGTGGCCCATATGTTTTACCCGGATGGCAGGATTGTTGAACAAGCAAAGCTGCACATCACTCCAACTGAAGTTAATGAATGGAATATGAGTGCTGGGGAGGATTTCAGGGTATTTGATACTGTCAAGGGACGAATCGCTCTTTTGACTTGCTATGACATCGAGTTCCCTGAAATCGTGAGAATGGCTAAAGCAAAAGGTGCTGATGTTATCTTTGTACCTTCATGCACCGATGACCGACATGGTTTTCATCGTGTACGTTATACAAGCCATGCAAGAGCCATTGAAAATCAAGTCTATGTTGTTTTAACAGGAACAGTCGGAGCATTGCCTACGGTTGATTTCATGCGGGCCAACTTTGGTCAGGCCGCAGTCATTACGCCAAATGACATTCCATTCCCGCCTAAGGGCCTTCAGGTGGAAGGGGAACTAAATAATGATATGATTGTTACTGCTGATCTTGATCTTGAGCTTCTGTATGAGGTTCGGGAACGTGGTTCGGTAACGACGTGGCGGGATCGCCGTACAGATTTATATCCAGACTGGGAAGAGGCAGAAAAAATCTAA
- a CDS encoding AI-2E family transporter, translating into MWIQKPFFKYATAIILVLLIIFLFGKIDYFVWPLQNFIIAIFFPVLISGLVYYILRKPVELLHRYLPKIVSVLIVFILVAGIFSSFFYFAGSMLGEQVSGLTENFPEKVDEVTKESQKVINDNSIGFINADELKQKGINYLSKLSQNLGENIMTLFSLITSIATVLVVVPFLAFFFLKDDEKLRPYIIRHIPEEHEEEGNRILKDIDKTLFTYVTGQFIIALVDGTLMYIGYKIIGLDYALILAIFTMFLTVVPFLGPIIGVIPALFVALTSSPLMMFKVLIVLVIVQQLEGNLVTPQVMGKKLNLHPITVILLLIAAGSLYGFIGILIAIPLYSVIKIIIRDVWKFYKLRSKTS; encoded by the coding sequence ATGTGGATACAAAAACCTTTTTTTAAATATGCTACAGCGATCATACTGGTTCTTCTCATTATTTTTCTTTTTGGAAAAATAGATTATTTCGTCTGGCCACTGCAAAATTTCATTATAGCTATATTTTTTCCTGTCCTAATCTCAGGTCTCGTTTACTATATTTTGAGAAAGCCGGTTGAATTGCTTCACAGGTATCTCCCTAAAATAGTCAGCGTACTCATTGTTTTTATACTAGTCGCAGGAATATTCTCCAGTTTCTTTTATTTCGCGGGATCGATGTTAGGTGAGCAGGTCAGTGGCTTGACAGAAAATTTCCCTGAAAAGGTCGATGAGGTTACGAAGGAATCACAAAAGGTCATCAATGATAACTCGATAGGTTTTATCAATGCGGACGAGCTAAAACAGAAGGGCATAAATTATTTAAGCAAGCTATCACAAAATCTCGGGGAAAATATCATGACACTATTTTCCTTGATTACTAGCATAGCAACAGTCCTGGTGGTTGTACCTTTCCTGGCTTTCTTCTTTTTAAAGGATGATGAAAAATTAAGACCATATATCATTAGACATATTCCTGAAGAACACGAGGAGGAAGGCAATCGAATATTGAAGGATATCGATAAAACATTGTTCACATATGTAACAGGCCAATTTATTATCGCTCTGGTGGATGGCACCCTGATGTATATCGGTTATAAGATTATTGGACTTGACTATGCGCTTATTTTAGCAATTTTTACAATGTTTTTAACCGTTGTTCCCTTTCTGGGACCTATTATAGGGGTAATTCCAGCTCTGTTCGTAGCACTTACCAGCAGTCCATTGATGATGTTTAAGGTCTTAATTGTACTGGTGATCGTGCAGCAGCTGGAAGGAAACCTTGTCACCCCTCAAGTTATGGGAAAGAAGCTCAACCTCCACCCCATCACAGTCATTCTGCTGTTAATCGCAGCTGGTTCATTATATGGGTTCATCGGCATTCTTATTGCCATACCGCTCTATTCAGTGATAAAAATCATCATTAGGGATGTTTGGAAGTTTTATAAGCTTCGCAGTAAAACATCATAA
- a CDS encoding GNAT family acetyltransferase — protein sequence MEYIRVTSIEDPLFAKLHSLMKEVFPPEEVLEFNLWKEPLEDPGIRVFVAVHEGEVVGVTEYRYYPDWNIAMTDFTIVGKPGLSLGRFLANKRMQDLQSLASEQGVELFGMFAEIYDPYRKTDHEFGGVKIMDPFVRREVLSHLGYKRLDIDYVHPSWENDGEAVEGLDLCFMPTDDNTHELPAALISEFLTTYYSVLEKKPEKWNKMVEHLKNRETVALQPL from the coding sequence ATGGAATACATCCGCGTTACCAGCATTGAAGATCCCTTATTTGCAAAACTCCACAGCTTGATGAAAGAGGTTTTTCCTCCCGAGGAAGTACTTGAATTTAACCTCTGGAAAGAACCGCTTGAAGATCCGGGAATCCGTGTTTTTGTTGCAGTTCATGAGGGAGAAGTAGTTGGTGTAACTGAATATCGTTATTATCCAGACTGGAATATCGCAATGACAGATTTCACGATTGTCGGCAAACCTGGCCTTAGCCTGGGACGTTTCCTTGCAAATAAAAGAATGCAAGATTTGCAAAGCCTGGCTTCTGAACAAGGAGTTGAATTATTCGGTATGTTTGCTGAGATTTATGACCCATACCGTAAAACGGATCATGAATTTGGCGGCGTAAAAATTATGGATCCATTTGTCAGACGAGAGGTACTATCGCATCTAGGGTATAAGCGACTGGATATTGATTATGTTCATCCATCCTGGGAAAATGACGGTGAAGCTGTCGAGGGACTAGACCTTTGCTTCATGCCTACTGATGATAACACCCATGAATTGCCTGCTGCATTAATCTCGGAGTTTTTAACCACTTATTATTCTGTTCTAGAAAAGAAGCCAGAAAAGTGGAACAAGATGGTTGAGCATCTCAAAAATAGAGAAACAGTGGCACTACAACCCTTATAA
- a CDS encoding YhcN/YlaJ family sporulation lipoprotein, with protein MIRIIIPLISLLVPAMLFTGCNTYTDEGADSPHVYGENNPHVLNLNEEYRSNSYNQTYRIKGNDDLEQQAEMLQNVQSATVITVQPKAYVAVVLEDGNTTSVPDEVYNKIDRQIKAADDAIKEVFVSSNADFVVEMTDFREQLQSRRPIPGLTEDFNTMIERVFPAHH; from the coding sequence ATGATACGAATTATCATTCCGCTGATATCACTTTTAGTCCCGGCCATGTTGTTCACAGGATGCAATACTTATACGGATGAAGGAGCAGATTCTCCTCATGTTTATGGAGAGAATAACCCGCATGTCCTTAATTTAAATGAGGAATACCGCTCCAATTCTTATAATCAGACCTATAGGATAAAGGGCAACGATGATCTAGAACAACAAGCAGAAATGCTCCAAAATGTCCAAAGTGCGACAGTCATCACAGTCCAGCCAAAAGCCTATGTAGCCGTGGTTCTCGAAGATGGCAATACTACTTCTGTTCCAGACGAGGTATATAACAAAATTGACCGCCAAATAAAAGCTGCAGATGATGCGATTAAAGAAGTATTTGTCTCGTCTAATGCGGATTTTGTAGTGGAAATGACAGATTTTCGCGAGCAGCTCCAAAGCAGAAGACCAATCCCCGGTCTAACTGAAGATTTTAATACAATGATTGAAAGGGTATTTCCTGCCCATCACTAA
- a CDS encoding HD domain-containing protein has product MRDVTLLDIYEHHIAQKYLKRSGMAHAIAVAYHAFQLAKKHNVDVDIAAKAGFLHDIGHFTWYRNGKWDYELYRKNDIHPIKGAERAHKLLIRLGENPVQAKATSLAILFHTDSFLPSNDIVRTPLQKVVKWADEKDEEEGGKHHYRKIDQERAKQSIIRLDKMIDEELSKGKDSGETSLPI; this is encoded by the coding sequence GTGAGAGATGTAACACTTTTAGATATATATGAACATCATATTGCCCAGAAATATTTAAAACGTTCAGGAATGGCACATGCAATTGCTGTTGCATACCATGCATTCCAGCTTGCCAAAAAACATAATGTAGATGTAGATATCGCTGCCAAAGCAGGGTTCCTCCACGACATCGGCCATTTCACCTGGTACAGGAACGGTAAGTGGGACTACGAATTATACCGAAAGAACGATATACATCCTATAAAGGGTGCTGAAAGGGCGCACAAGCTCCTCATCAGGCTTGGAGAAAACCCCGTACAGGCGAAAGCCACTTCACTTGCAATCCTTTTCCATACTGACTCCTTTTTGCCTTCAAACGACATTGTCCGGACTCCGCTTCAGAAGGTCGTAAAATGGGCGGATGAAAAAGACGAAGAAGAAGGCGGTAAACATCATTATCGAAAAATTGATCAAGAACGAGCAAAACAAAGCATAATCAGGCTCGATAAAATGATTGATGAAGAGTTATCGAAAGGTAAAGATAGCGGCGAAACAAGTTTGCCTATTTAA
- a CDS encoding esterase/lipase family protein codes for MVRGLISLVVSVVFILALVSPATAAKRVSAEAEKDPVVFVHGFTGSSSGYDNMKQWLISQGWPSSYLYAIQYTDTTGSNIDNAYELQSFVNQVLRQTKAAKVDIVAHSMGGLSTRYYVKYLEGAQKVDDVITLGSPHHGTNSSYFGLWTEGAREMVPGSAFLNDLNSADETPNGSDTSSIIQYTSIYSSADTVINPYTSSIINGADNVQITGVSHSGLLTDITVRPFVLEGLQDGGANSN; via the coding sequence ATGGTAAGGGGCCTAATAAGTTTGGTTGTTTCGGTTGTCTTTATTCTTGCTCTTGTTTCACCAGCAACCGCCGCTAAGAGGGTTTCAGCGGAAGCTGAAAAAGATCCGGTCGTATTTGTCCATGGATTCACAGGTTCATCATCAGGTTATGACAATATGAAGCAATGGCTGATCAGCCAGGGCTGGCCATCAAGCTATTTGTATGCCATCCAATATACTGATACAACGGGAAGCAATATTGACAATGCTTATGAATTACAATCATTCGTGAATCAGGTCCTTCGGCAGACAAAAGCTGCGAAAGTAGACATAGTCGCTCACAGCATGGGTGGTTTAAGCACTCGCTATTACGTAAAGTACCTAGAGGGTGCGCAAAAAGTAGATGATGTGATTACTTTGGGGTCGCCTCATCATGGAACAAATTCATCTTATTTTGGCTTATGGACTGAAGGGGCACGTGAAATGGTTCCAGGAAGTGCTTTCTTGAATGATTTGAATAGTGCTGATGAGACACCAAATGGAAGTGATACATCTTCAATCATACAATACACATCGATTTACAGCAGTGCGGATACTGTTATTAATCCTTATACGAGTTCGATAATTAATGGCGCAGATAATGTCCAAATCACAGGGGTAAGCCATAGCGGATTGCTGACGGACATAACCGTCCGGCCATTCGTTCTTGAAGGCCTGCAGGATGGGGGAGCAAATTCAAATTAA
- a CDS encoding phosphonate ABC transporter ATP-binding protein, producing MSEFIVMKNIEKIYERKIALSSLSLSVNKGELIALIGPSGAGKTTMLNLLAATLSPDRGEITIDGQRLAEMTDQKKRAKKIGIIRQQFDLIGELPVIQNVLAGKLSEWGIFKSLLSLLVPQEKDDAIKALSRVGLREKLYERTSALSGGEQQRVALARLLVQSPEIVLADEPVASLDPVRAEDIMALLVKIASEESQTLIASLHSVEYAKKYFDRLIGLKNGQIFFDLPASSVSDTHIDSLYKLREQA from the coding sequence ATGAGCGAATTTATTGTTATGAAAAATATAGAAAAAATTTACGAGCGGAAGATAGCCTTATCTTCCCTTTCTTTGTCTGTAAACAAAGGGGAATTAATAGCTTTGATTGGTCCAAGCGGTGCAGGTAAGACGACAATGTTGAATTTACTTGCCGCTACATTATCACCTGACCGAGGAGAAATTACTATTGACGGACAGCGGTTGGCAGAAATGACTGACCAGAAGAAAAGGGCTAAGAAAATCGGGATCATACGACAGCAATTTGACCTCATCGGAGAATTGCCAGTGATTCAAAATGTACTTGCGGGCAAGCTGTCAGAATGGGGGATATTTAAATCACTTCTTTCACTGTTAGTCCCTCAGGAAAAGGATGACGCCATCAAGGCACTTTCACGTGTTGGACTGAGAGAGAAATTATATGAACGTACCTCTGCCCTTTCCGGTGGTGAACAGCAGCGCGTTGCCCTTGCCAGACTGCTTGTACAGAGTCCTGAAATTGTATTGGCCGATGAGCCTGTGGCTTCCTTAGATCCAGTACGAGCAGAGGATATAATGGCACTACTTGTCAAGATTGCTTCCGAGGAAAGCCAAACATTGATAGCCAGTTTGCACTCGGTAGAGTACGCTAAAAAGTACTTCGATCGACTGATTGGGCTTAAAAACGGACAGATTTTCTTTGATTTGCCTGCATCATCCGTCTCTGACACCCATATTGATAGCTTGTACAAACTCAGGGAGCAGGCTTAG
- a CDS encoding PhnE/PtxC family ABC transporter permease, with the protein MERTWWNINLHKRKILSMLLILAFLWSLSTIHWSQELIHGKGIQTAKQIAAAFFRPDLSADILMLALESTWTTLSYAVAGMSLAIIIAFFFGILASGILFTNIKTKRYIKSFFRGQLGFMRAIHELVWAWLFVASIGLSPFAAIFALAIPYGGILGKIFADMLEDVRDEPIKALEAAGATRVQALWYGYLPMVRSNIVSYAFYRFECAVRSSAIMSFVGIGGLGYQIQLSLDDLQYNEVWTFVFFLILLVILIDAWSNHLRKNLNSPNIVKRNLKMSFYSIVFLSLLSWFSIFTIEKASLTSLFSEQNLSYAKQFFNGLLGIGEEDPAFLNSKSWGDAFSLTIDTLLMSVMATGFATIAALLTVVPAARNIADGSITSSKKWHGLLAFGIVRGGYIFTRAVPELVWAMIIIFIFKPGILPGAIALAIHNYGILGKLLAEVIEDLDSRPVRNLASSGASRLQLLFYGVLPTALPRFLTYILYRWEVIMRTTIVVGFVGAGGLGQQFKLSMSFFHYTDIALLLFFYLVLVFSADFISERARSFIK; encoded by the coding sequence ATGGAAAGAACCTGGTGGAACATCAACCTTCATAAAAGGAAAATACTCAGTATGCTCCTTATTCTGGCCTTTCTATGGAGTCTGTCAACTATACATTGGAGTCAGGAATTGATTCATGGAAAAGGAATTCAAACTGCCAAACAAATTGCAGCAGCATTTTTCAGACCGGATTTATCGGCTGATATCCTGATGCTCGCTTTGGAGTCAACCTGGACCACTTTAAGTTATGCAGTGGCTGGTATGAGCCTGGCCATAATCATTGCCTTTTTCTTCGGCATTCTGGCTTCCGGAATCCTTTTTACCAATATTAAAACAAAACGATATATCAAATCATTTTTTAGAGGGCAGCTTGGTTTCATGCGAGCCATTCACGAGCTTGTCTGGGCATGGCTGTTTGTTGCTTCAATTGGCCTTTCCCCGTTTGCAGCGATATTTGCACTGGCGATACCTTATGGTGGAATTCTCGGGAAAATTTTTGCAGACATGCTTGAAGATGTACGGGACGAACCAATCAAGGCACTGGAAGCAGCAGGAGCCACAAGGGTGCAGGCACTATGGTATGGATACCTTCCTATGGTCCGGTCAAACATAGTAAGCTATGCATTTTATCGATTCGAATGTGCGGTACGATCATCAGCGATCATGAGTTTTGTTGGCATTGGCGGTCTCGGCTACCAGATTCAATTAAGCCTGGATGATTTGCAATATAATGAAGTGTGGACCTTTGTGTTTTTCCTGATTCTCCTCGTCATCCTCATTGATGCCTGGAGCAATCATCTAAGAAAAAATCTGAATTCTCCTAACATAGTTAAAAGAAATCTGAAAATGTCTTTCTATTCAATTGTTTTTCTTTCACTTTTATCCTGGTTTTCTATTTTTACGATAGAAAAGGCAAGCCTTACATCATTATTTTCCGAACAGAATCTTTCCTATGCAAAACAGTTCTTCAACGGTCTTCTGGGAATCGGTGAAGAAGATCCAGCCTTTTTAAATAGCAAAAGCTGGGGTGATGCATTTTCCCTTACGATAGATACTTTGTTAATGAGTGTAATGGCCACTGGATTTGCAACAATTGCAGCCCTCTTAACTGTAGTTCCGGCAGCCAGGAATATAGCTGATGGTTCTATTACATCCTCAAAAAAATGGCATGGGCTGCTGGCTTTCGGAATTGTTCGAGGTGGCTATATTTTTACTAGAGCTGTACCCGAGCTTGTTTGGGCGATGATTATTATTTTTATTTTCAAACCGGGTATCCTGCCTGGTGCGATTGCCCTCGCTATTCATAATTACGGAATACTCGGCAAGCTTCTGGCAGAAGTAATCGAGGATTTAGATTCCCGTCCGGTCCGGAATCTTGCATCAAGTGGCGCAAGCAGGCTGCAGCTTTTATTCTATGGAGTCCTGCCGACTGCTCTGCCCCGCTTTCTGACCTACATCCTTTATCGTTGGGAAGTCATCATGCGGACCACTATTGTAGTCGGCTTTGTGGGAGCTGGCGGTCTTGGCCAGCAATTCAAGCTGAGCATGAGTTTTTTCCACTATACTGACATTGCTCTTTTGCTGTTTTTCTATTTGGTTCTTGTCTTTTCCGCCGATTTTATCTCGGAAAGAGCAAGATCCTTCATAAAATAA
- a CDS encoding putative selenate ABC transporter substrate-binding protein, whose product MKKLLIVCSLLLMSVLSGCADDDSKPTKAETIKIGAIPDQNTADLNRSMEDFAKDLGDKTGLNVEFVPSVDYSALVTAFQRGEIQLAWFGGLTGVQARNSVPEAEAFAQRPIDEKFKSVFIAQKDIEIDSLEGLKGKSFTFGSESSTSGHLMPRYFMMEAGIDPDQELDGKPNYSGSHDKTYKLVESGAFETGALNVSVWEAAVKEGKVDESKVKVFYTTPEYYDYNWTVNIDNEETKTKIKEAILSMTKDDNEIMELLQTDRFIESKNENYKAIEEVAKQLKIIK is encoded by the coding sequence ATGAAAAAACTTTTAATTGTTTGCAGTTTATTATTGATGTCTGTTCTTTCTGGTTGTGCCGATGATGATAGCAAACCAACAAAAGCCGAAACAATAAAGATTGGTGCGATTCCGGATCAGAACACTGCTGACTTGAACAGAAGCATGGAGGACTTCGCGAAGGATCTAGGCGACAAAACAGGATTGAATGTTGAGTTCGTCCCTTCTGTTGATTACTCAGCTTTAGTAACAGCTTTTCAACGTGGCGAGATTCAGCTTGCGTGGTTCGGTGGCTTGACGGGTGTTCAGGCGAGAAATTCTGTTCCGGAGGCTGAAGCCTTTGCACAGAGGCCTATTGACGAAAAGTTCAAGTCTGTTTTTATTGCTCAAAAAGACATTGAGATTGATAGTCTTGAAGGTCTAAAAGGAAAATCCTTCACTTTCGGGAGCGAGAGTTCAACTTCAGGACATTTAATGCCCCGCTACTTCATGATGGAAGCAGGCATTGATCCTGACCAGGAACTCGATGGAAAACCTAACTACTCAGGTTCACACGATAAAACATATAAACTTGTTGAATCTGGAGCATTCGAAACAGGCGCCTTGAATGTTTCTGTCTGGGAAGCAGCTGTCAAGGAAGGCAAAGTAGATGAATCTAAGGTAAAAGTATTCTACACAACACCTGAATACTATGATTACAATTGGACTGTCAACATTGACAATGAAGAAACAAAAACAAAAATCAAAGAAGCGATTCTATCAATGACTAAAGATGACAATGAGATTATGGAACTTCTGCAAACCGATCGATTTATTGAATCCAAGAATGAAAACTATAAGGCAATTGAAGAAGTAGCCAAGCAACTAAAGATCATCAAGTAG
- a CDS encoding 3-ketoacyl-ACP reductase: MESLKGKTALITGAGRGIGRAAAIALAKEGVNIGMIGRTLENLEKVTTELGEYGVEVSGAVADIADRESVEHAVEHIKEELGTIDILINNAGIAKFGGFLDLDPQEWEQIIQVNLMGTYYVTRAVLPGMIERQTGDIINIASTAGQKGAPVTSAYSASKFGVLGLTESLMLEVRKHNIRVSALTPSTVATDLAIETNLTDGNPEKVMQPEDLAELMVAQLKLNRRVFIKTAGMWSTNP, from the coding sequence ATGGAATCGTTAAAAGGTAAAACTGCCCTGATAACAGGTGCAGGAAGAGGCATTGGCCGTGCTGCTGCCATTGCGCTGGCTAAGGAAGGCGTAAATATCGGTATGATTGGACGTACACTTGAAAACCTGGAGAAGGTTACAACAGAATTAGGGGAATATGGGGTTGAAGTATCTGGAGCAGTCGCTGATATTGCTGACCGTGAGTCTGTAGAGCATGCTGTTGAGCATATAAAAGAAGAACTAGGAACGATTGATATATTAATCAACAATGCTGGTATTGCAAAATTCGGCGGTTTCCTGGACCTTGACCCGCAGGAATGGGAGCAAATTATCCAGGTCAACTTGATGGGAACATATTATGTAACACGAGCAGTCTTGCCGGGTATGATCGAGCGCCAAACAGGGGATATCATCAATATTGCTTCAACAGCAGGCCAAAAAGGCGCTCCAGTGACAAGTGCGTACAGTGCCTCCAAATTCGGAGTGCTCGGATTGACTGAATCATTAATGCTGGAAGTGCGTAAGCACAATATACGTGTCAGCGCGCTTACTCCAAGCACAGTTGCTACAGACCTTGCCATCGAAACGAACCTGACCGATGGAAATCCAGAAAAAGTTATGCAGCCAGAAGATCTGGCCGAATTAATGGTAGCACAATTAAAATTGAACCGAAGAGTCTTCATCAAGACAGCGGGAATGTGGTCTACCAATCCATAA
- a CDS encoding ABC-F family ATP-binding cassette domain-containing protein, with protein MSLLNVENLSHTFGDRTLFKEVSFRLLAEDHVGLVGANGVGKSTLMNIITGQLIHDSGKVEWTPGVEYGYLDQHTVLTPGKTIRDVLRDAFLPLFKKEEQLNEVTGKMADATPEELEKLLEEMAEIQDALDAGGFYSLDIEVEEAARGLGLDAIGIDRDVSALSGGQRTKVLLAKLLLEKPKVLLLDEPTNYLDVEHIQWLTRYLKEYPYAFILISHDTEFMNQVSNVIFQLEFSKLTRYTATYEKFLELAEINKNQHINAYEKQKEFIKKQEDFIAKNKARYSTTGRAKSRQKQLDRMERIDRPETALKPTFEFKESRASSRYVFEGTDFEIGYTHPLLPKLSVTIERGEKIAIVGMNGVGKSTLLKTMLGKIPALSGKIERGDFLFPSYFEQEVKAANITPIDDVWSEFPGMDQHQVRAALARSGLKNEHISRPLNQLSGGEQAKVRLTKLLMHESNWLLFDEPTNHLDITAKAELKRALKAYKGTIVLVSHEPDFYEDWVTKVWNVEEWASEVN; from the coding sequence ATGAGTTTATTGAATGTAGAAAACTTGAGCCATACATTTGGGGACCGTACCCTTTTCAAAGAGGTTTCCTTTCGTCTGCTAGCAGAGGACCATGTCGGCCTGGTAGGTGCAAACGGAGTCGGAAAGTCGACTCTAATGAACATTATCACCGGCCAATTGATCCATGACTCTGGTAAAGTTGAATGGACACCTGGTGTAGAGTACGGATACTTGGACCAGCATACGGTATTGACACCAGGAAAAACAATTCGTGACGTATTGCGAGATGCTTTCCTTCCTCTTTTTAAAAAAGAAGAACAGCTTAATGAGGTAACTGGTAAAATGGCAGATGCCACCCCTGAGGAACTTGAAAAACTGCTGGAAGAAATGGCCGAAATCCAGGATGCTCTTGATGCTGGAGGTTTTTACTCCCTTGATATTGAAGTAGAAGAAGCAGCAAGAGGGCTTGGCCTAGATGCAATCGGTATCGACCGAGATGTTTCCGCATTGAGTGGAGGACAGCGTACGAAAGTTTTGCTCGCAAAACTATTGCTTGAGAAACCAAAAGTCCTTCTTCTTGATGAGCCTACAAACTATCTGGACGTGGAGCATATTCAATGGCTGACCAGATACTTAAAAGAGTACCCTTACGCTTTTATCCTGATTTCCCATGATACTGAGTTCATGAACCAGGTTTCCAACGTTATTTTTCAGTTGGAATTTTCTAAATTGACACGTTACACAGCAACGTATGAAAAGTTTCTTGAATTGGCTGAAATCAACAAGAACCAGCATATCAACGCTTACGAAAAACAAAAAGAATTCATCAAAAAACAGGAAGACTTCATTGCGAAAAATAAAGCTCGATATTCAACAACCGGCCGTGCAAAAAGCCGTCAGAAGCAACTTGACCGTATGGAAAGGATTGACCGGCCGGAAACTGCGTTAAAACCTACATTTGAATTTAAAGAATCTCGTGCAAGCAGCCGTTACGTATTTGAAGGCACTGATTTCGAAATTGGCTACACACATCCATTGCTTCCAAAATTGTCCGTGACAATTGAGCGCGGTGAAAAAATCGCCATTGTAGGTATGAACGGTGTCGGGAAATCAACATTACTTAAAACAATGCTTGGAAAAATTCCTGCACTGAGTGGCAAAATCGAGCGTGGTGACTTCCTCTTCCCTTCATACTTTGAGCAGGAAGTAAAGGCAGCCAACATAACGCCAATTGATGATGTGTGGAGTGAATTCCCGGGTATGGACCAGCATCAGGTAAGGGCAGCCTTAGCTCGAAGCGGTCTCAAAAACGAACATATCTCACGCCCGCTCAATCAATTGAGCGGAGGCGAGCAGGCAAAGGTGCGCTTAACAAAGCTTCTTATGCACGAAAGCAACTGGCTGTTATTCGATGAACCAACCAACCACCTTGATATCACGGCTAAAGCTGAGCTTAAACGCGCCTTGAAAGCCTACAAAGGAACAATCGTCCTTGTCAGCCACGAACCAGATTTCTATGAGGATTGGGTAACTAAAGTTTGGAATGTGGAAGAATGGGCTAGCGAAGTCAATTAA